In the genome of Elusimicrobiota bacterium, one region contains:
- a CDS encoding PTS sugar transporter subunit IIA: MAKPSIPIKILDILKQENILIDLKAQIKLDALKEMTAQALNKEEPSVKDEIVQALLDRERLGSTGIGSGVAVPHAKSPRVGQIICALSMSKKGIDFQALDQAPVYIVFLLVAPPNSQSEHLNILARIVRLLKDRVFRQALREAKTKEEVVKLIGAEDV; the protein is encoded by the coding sequence ATGGCCAAGCCTTCCATCCCGATTAAAATTCTCGATATCCTAAAACAGGAAAACATTCTGATCGATCTCAAGGCTCAGATCAAGCTGGATGCGCTCAAGGAAATGACCGCTCAGGCGCTCAATAAGGAAGAGCCGTCGGTCAAAGACGAAATCGTGCAGGCTCTTTTGGACCGGGAGAGACTGGGTTCAACCGGGATCGGTTCCGGCGTCGCCGTACCGCATGCCAAGTCTCCTCGAGTCGGACAGATCATCTGCGCGCTGAGCATGTCGAAGAAGGGCATCGATTTTCAAGCGCTCGATCAGGCGCCTGTTTATATCGTTTTTCTTTTGGTGGCCCCTCCCAATTCCCAGAGCGAACACCTGAACATTTTGGCCAGGATTGTTCGCCTTCTTAAAGACCGCGTTTTCCGGCAGGCGCTTCGGGAAGCGAAGACGAAGGAAGAGGTGGTGAAGCTCATCGGCGCGGAAGACGTCTAG
- the hprK gene encoding HPr(Ser) kinase/phosphatase has protein sequence MSLTVGELLTARGELLRIKVLAGRAGLNRAIRATEVNRPGLALLGHMERFRSERIQVIGRGEESVLRKLKAKQIEPVFARVLRYKNLPCFVITAGRVPPEMMLRMCDKAGVPVLQSSLDTAHFIGELHSHLEDHLAPSKYLHGVLVEVYGLGVLICGKSGAGKSECALELLKRGHFFIGDDLIRIKHLPGGVLIGEAARQEFGSYMEVRGLGIIDVKSLFGIGAVMDRTRVELVTTLEMWDGGRLSGNYERVGLSERTMTILGIGVSHVVFPVFPGRNLAILLEVASLNQRLKNKGVYSAREFEEKILEKTAVR, from the coding sequence GTGTCGCTGACCGTCGGGGAGCTTTTAACCGCGCGGGGCGAGCTCTTACGCATTAAAGTTTTGGCCGGGCGCGCGGGGTTAAACCGCGCGATCCGCGCAACGGAAGTCAACCGCCCCGGCTTGGCTTTGCTTGGGCACATGGAGCGTTTCCGGTCCGAGCGCATCCAGGTGATCGGAAGAGGCGAAGAAAGCGTCCTGAGAAAACTCAAAGCCAAACAGATCGAGCCCGTGTTCGCCAGAGTCCTTCGTTATAAAAACCTTCCCTGCTTCGTAATCACCGCCGGACGAGTGCCGCCTGAAATGATGCTGCGCATGTGCGACAAGGCCGGCGTGCCGGTTTTGCAGTCTTCGTTGGACACGGCCCATTTTATCGGCGAACTGCACTCTCATCTTGAGGATCATTTGGCGCCTTCCAAATACCTGCACGGGGTGCTGGTGGAGGTATACGGCTTGGGGGTATTGATCTGCGGCAAATCGGGCGCCGGAAAATCGGAATGCGCCTTGGAGCTTTTAAAAAGAGGACATTTTTTCATCGGCGACGATTTGATCCGCATCAAGCATTTGCCCGGAGGGGTTTTAATCGGCGAGGCGGCCCGCCAGGAATTCGGTTCGTATATGGAAGTGCGCGGGTTGGGCATTATCGACGTCAAAAGCCTCTTCGGCATCGGCGCTGTGATGGATCGAACGCGGGTTGAGCTTGTCACCACGCTGGAGATGTGGGACGGGGGGCGCTTGTCCGGCAATTACGAACGCGTGGGGCTTTCCGAGCGCACCATGACCATTCTTGGTATTGGGGTGTCGCATGTTGTCTTCCCCGTGTTTCCCGGAAGAAACCTTGCTATCTTACTTGAAGTGGCCAGCCTCAATCAGCGGTTAAAAAATAAAGGCGTTTATTCGGCGCGCGAATTCGAGGAGAAGATACTTGAGAAAACAGCCGTCCGTTAA